The following coding sequences lie in one Vidua chalybeata isolate OUT-0048 chromosome 16, bVidCha1 merged haplotype, whole genome shotgun sequence genomic window:
- the HAPSTR1 gene encoding HUWE1-associated protein modifying stress responses isoform X1, giving the protein MEDKKEEGEAEIQEHGPEHWFSKWERQCLAEAEQEEALAPELQDEAAAQPEHKQQKLWHLFQNSATAVAQLYKDRVCQQPGLSLWVPFQNAATAVTNLYKESVDAHQRSFDLGIQIGYQRRNKDVLAWVKKRRRTIRREDLISFLCGKVPPPRNSRAPPRLTVVSPNRATSTETSSSVETDLQPFREAIALHAVVYTCLRPAAVLQFPSGSEREHGDGIDTRPGLSGAMASISVRSSTPGSPTHVSSGSNASRRRNGLHDVDLNTFISEEMALHLDNGGTRKRTSAQCGDVITDSPTHKRNRMI; this is encoded by the exons atggaggacaagaaggagGAGGGCGAGGCGGAGATCCAGGAGCACGGGCCCGAGCACTGGTTCAGCAAGTGGGAGCGGCAGTGCCTGGCTGAGGCCGAGCAGGAGGAGGCGCTGGCGCCGGAGCTGCAGGACGAGGCGGCGGCGCAGCCCGAGCACAAACAGCAGAAGCTCTGGCACCTCTTCCAGAATTCGGCCACCGCCGTGGCGCAGCTCTACAAGG accGGGTGTGCCAGCAGCCGGGGCTCTCCCTCTGGGTCCCCTTCCAGAACGCCGCCACTGCGGTCACCAACCTCTACAAAG AGAGTGTGGATGCCCACCAGCGAAGCTTTGATTTAGGAATTCAGATTGGCTATCAGCGTCGGAATAAGGATGTGTTAGCCTGGGTTAAAAAACGCAGAAGAACTATTCGAAGAGAAGACTTAATCAGCTTCCTTTGTGGAAAAGTCCCTCCTCCAAGAAATTCTAGAGCTCCCCCAAGACTGACTGTAGTATCCCCTAACCGAGCTACTTCAACAGAAACTAGCTCATCTGTAGAGACTGATTTGCAGCCCTTCCGTGAAGCCATAGCTCTGCATG CCGTGGTGTACACCTGTCTGAGACCTGCTGCCGTACTGCAGTTTCCTTCAGGGAGTGAAAGGGAGCATGGTGATGGTATTGACACAAGACCAG gtCTTAGTGGTGCAATGGCTAGTATAAGTGTTCGCTCGAGTACCCCAGGCTCGCCTACTCACGTGAGCAGTGGCTCCAATGCTAGTCGAAGGAGAAATGGACTCCATGATGTTGATTTGAACACTTTCATATCAGAAGAAATGGCACTCCACTTGGACAATGGTGGAACTAGAAAGCGTACCTCAGCCCAGTGTGGCGATGTCATTACAGACTCACCAACTCATAAACGCAACAGAATGATCTAA
- the HAPSTR1 gene encoding HUWE1-associated protein modifying stress responses isoform X3, producing the protein MEDKKEEGEAEIQEHGPEHWFSKWERQCLAEAEQEEALAPELQDEAAAQPEHKQQKLWHLFQNSATAVAQLYKDRVCQQPGLSLWVPFQNAATAVTNLYKESVDAHQRSFDLGIQIGYQRRNKDVLAWVKKRRRTIRREDLISFLCGKVPPPRNSRAPPRLTVVSPNRATSTETSSSVETDLQPFREAIALHGLSGAMASISVRSSTPGSPTHVSSGSNASRRRNGLHDVDLNTFISEEMALHLDNGGTRKRTSAQCGDVITDSPTHKRNRMI; encoded by the exons atggaggacaagaaggagGAGGGCGAGGCGGAGATCCAGGAGCACGGGCCCGAGCACTGGTTCAGCAAGTGGGAGCGGCAGTGCCTGGCTGAGGCCGAGCAGGAGGAGGCGCTGGCGCCGGAGCTGCAGGACGAGGCGGCGGCGCAGCCCGAGCACAAACAGCAGAAGCTCTGGCACCTCTTCCAGAATTCGGCCACCGCCGTGGCGCAGCTCTACAAGG accGGGTGTGCCAGCAGCCGGGGCTCTCCCTCTGGGTCCCCTTCCAGAACGCCGCCACTGCGGTCACCAACCTCTACAAAG AGAGTGTGGATGCCCACCAGCGAAGCTTTGATTTAGGAATTCAGATTGGCTATCAGCGTCGGAATAAGGATGTGTTAGCCTGGGTTAAAAAACGCAGAAGAACTATTCGAAGAGAAGACTTAATCAGCTTCCTTTGTGGAAAAGTCCCTCCTCCAAGAAATTCTAGAGCTCCCCCAAGACTGACTGTAGTATCCCCTAACCGAGCTACTTCAACAGAAACTAGCTCATCTGTAGAGACTGATTTGCAGCCCTTCCGTGAAGCCATAGCTCTGCATG gtCTTAGTGGTGCAATGGCTAGTATAAGTGTTCGCTCGAGTACCCCAGGCTCGCCTACTCACGTGAGCAGTGGCTCCAATGCTAGTCGAAGGAGAAATGGACTCCATGATGTTGATTTGAACACTTTCATATCAGAAGAAATGGCACTCCACTTGGACAATGGTGGAACTAGAAAGCGTACCTCAGCCCAGTGTGGCGATGTCATTACAGACTCACCAACTCATAAACGCAACAGAATGATCTAA
- the HAPSTR1 gene encoding HUWE1-associated protein modifying stress responses isoform X2 → MEDKKEEGEAEIQEHGPEHWFSKWERQCLAEAEQEEALAPELQDEAAAQPEHKQQKLWHLFQNSATAVAQLYKESVDAHQRSFDLGIQIGYQRRNKDVLAWVKKRRRTIRREDLISFLCGKVPPPRNSRAPPRLTVVSPNRATSTETSSSVETDLQPFREAIALHAVVYTCLRPAAVLQFPSGSEREHGDGIDTRPGLSGAMASISVRSSTPGSPTHVSSGSNASRRRNGLHDVDLNTFISEEMALHLDNGGTRKRTSAQCGDVITDSPTHKRNRMI, encoded by the exons atggaggacaagaaggagGAGGGCGAGGCGGAGATCCAGGAGCACGGGCCCGAGCACTGGTTCAGCAAGTGGGAGCGGCAGTGCCTGGCTGAGGCCGAGCAGGAGGAGGCGCTGGCGCCGGAGCTGCAGGACGAGGCGGCGGCGCAGCCCGAGCACAAACAGCAGAAGCTCTGGCACCTCTTCCAGAATTCGGCCACCGCCGTGGCGCAGCTCTACAAGG AGAGTGTGGATGCCCACCAGCGAAGCTTTGATTTAGGAATTCAGATTGGCTATCAGCGTCGGAATAAGGATGTGTTAGCCTGGGTTAAAAAACGCAGAAGAACTATTCGAAGAGAAGACTTAATCAGCTTCCTTTGTGGAAAAGTCCCTCCTCCAAGAAATTCTAGAGCTCCCCCAAGACTGACTGTAGTATCCCCTAACCGAGCTACTTCAACAGAAACTAGCTCATCTGTAGAGACTGATTTGCAGCCCTTCCGTGAAGCCATAGCTCTGCATG CCGTGGTGTACACCTGTCTGAGACCTGCTGCCGTACTGCAGTTTCCTTCAGGGAGTGAAAGGGAGCATGGTGATGGTATTGACACAAGACCAG gtCTTAGTGGTGCAATGGCTAGTATAAGTGTTCGCTCGAGTACCCCAGGCTCGCCTACTCACGTGAGCAGTGGCTCCAATGCTAGTCGAAGGAGAAATGGACTCCATGATGTTGATTTGAACACTTTCATATCAGAAGAAATGGCACTCCACTTGGACAATGGTGGAACTAGAAAGCGTACCTCAGCCCAGTGTGGCGATGTCATTACAGACTCACCAACTCATAAACGCAACAGAATGATCTAA